The following are encoded in a window of Paraburkholderia hospita genomic DNA:
- a CDS encoding DUF4148 domain-containing protein, whose amino-acid sequence MKALISAVVLAAAVAAPVASFAQSSQQPVTRAEVRADLARLEKAGYDPLSDRQNYPNNIQAAEARVHAEDANASGYGVQTNGTSQAGRSLADEKGPRSVFFGN is encoded by the coding sequence ATGAAAGCCCTTATTTCCGCAGTCGTTCTTGCTGCCGCTGTTGCCGCTCCCGTCGCATCGTTTGCCCAATCGAGCCAGCAGCCGGTGACGCGCGCCGAAGTTCGCGCCGATCTCGCCCGTCTGGAGAAGGCTGGCTACGATCCGCTGTCGGATCGCCAGAACTACCCGAACAACATCCAGGCCGCGGAAGCGCGTGTCCACGCAGAAGACGCCAACGCAAGCGGCTATGGCGTGCAGACGAACGGCACGTCGCAAGCTGGCCGCTCGCTGGCCGATGAGAAGGGTCCGCGTTCGGTGTTCTTCGGCAATTAA